The following coding sequences are from one Mytilus trossulus isolate FHL-02 chromosome 8, PNRI_Mtr1.1.1.hap1, whole genome shotgun sequence window:
- the LOC134727821 gene encoding uncharacterized protein LOC134727821, whose translation MTSKIALLVLAVAFTTIKGNSNFACTRVYGGYCSHTKVCSDLGGNVEKLPVNCGCGACCKCTDACADGSTCISEGETCNGTRDTSGCCGNRVCCTPISTTPITTPITTPDTTSVTTPPETTPACKLHIDKNKC comes from the exons ATGACGTCAAAAATTGCTCTGCTAGTTTTGGCTGTTGCTTTCACGACGATTAAAg GAAATTCCAACTTTGCTTGTACTAGAGTTTATGGTGGATATTGTTCTCACACAAAAGTATGTAGTGACTTGGGAGGAAATGTAGAAAAACTGCCAGTAAATTGTGGATGTGGCGCATGCTGCAAATGTACCG ACGCATGTGCTGATGGTTCGACATGTATCAGTGAAGGTGAGACATGCAATGGAACCCGAGATACAAGTGGTTGTTGTGGCAACAGAGTGTGTTGTACACCTATATCTACCACGCCCATTACTACGCCTATCACCACGCCTGATACAACTTCCGTTACCACACCCCCTGAAACTACTCCTGCATGTAAGTTGCacattgataaaaacaaatgttag